The following coding sequences lie in one Syngnathoides biaculeatus isolate LvHL_M chromosome 16, ASM1980259v1, whole genome shotgun sequence genomic window:
- the zfand2a gene encoding AN1-type zinc finger protein 2A isoform X3, producing the protein MEFPDLGEHCSEKSCKRLDFLPMKCDACQEIFCKDHVTYAHHKCTSSYKKDVQVPVCPLCNIPIPIKRGEMPDIKVGEHIDRDCKSDPAQRKRKIFTNKCSKGGCKQKEMMPVTCDQCHLNYCLKHRHPLDHDCRTDGKPLSKSG; encoded by the exons ATGGAGTTTCCAGATCTGGGAGAACACTGTTCAGAGAAGTCCTGCAAGCGTTTAG ACTTCCTTCCCATGAAATGCGACGCCTGTCAAGAGATATTCTGCAAAGACCACGTCACGTACGCACACCACAAATGCACCTCGTCTTACAAAAAG GATGTCCAGGTTCCTGTGTGTCCATTGTGCAACATCCCCATTCCCATCAAGAGAGGAGAGATGCCCGACATTAAAGTCGGGGAGCACATCGATCGGGATTGCAAGTCGGACCCCGCGCAACGCAAGAGAAAG ATCTTCACCAACAAGTGTTCCAAAGGAGGCTGCAAGCAGAAGGAAATGATGCCCGTGACATGTGACCAGTGTCATTTAAATTACTGCCTGAAACACCGACACCCGCTCGACCACGATTGTAGGACCGACGGCAAACCTCTGTCCAAGTCCGGGTAG